Proteins encoded within one genomic window of Bacillota bacterium:
- a CDS encoding DUF1559 domain-containing protein, with translation MSRLRAFTLIELLVVIAIIAILAAILFPVFAQAREKARQTTCLAHLRQLGLAFAMYRTDYDGRNAGNGDGNCMGGWVSEAWPAWMRGFWWNSGAQWVPCIYAVPVGQETTAPVNPEWLAVKGPLSGVLYPYVRNAGLYICPSDPREEKLLSYSMNAGLAFIPETAVERPARVALLIDEQITLNDGAYHPVNADCPSIVHHGGAVFLFYDGHSRWLKATKPPVLWNCPQSVSDEVFCWKIPITDAESSRYSWFCQRE, from the coding sequence ATGTCTCGCTTAAGGGCATTCACGCTGATCGAGCTTCTCGTCGTGATTGCCATTATCGCCATACTCGCGGCAATCCTGTTTCCCGTGTTCGCGCAGGCTCGCGAGAAGGCACGGCAAACCACCTGTCTGGCGCACCTGCGGCAGCTGGGGCTGGCGTTCGCGATGTACCGCACCGATTACGACGGGCGCAACGCGGGCAACGGCGACGGCAACTGCATGGGCGGCTGGGTGAGCGAGGCATGGCCCGCGTGGATGCGCGGTTTCTGGTGGAACTCTGGTGCGCAGTGGGTGCCCTGCATCTACGCCGTGCCCGTCGGACAGGAGACCACCGCACCGGTGAACCCCGAATGGCTCGCCGTGAAGGGACCGCTCAGCGGCGTGCTCTATCCGTACGTCAGGAACGCCGGGCTTTACATCTGCCCGTCGGACCCGCGCGAGGAGAAACTGCTGAGTTACTCGATGAACGCCGGGCTGGCGTTCATCCCCGAAACGGCCGTGGAGCGACCCGCCCGCGTTGCCCTGCTCATCGACGAGCAAATCACGCTGAACGACGGCGCGTACCACCCCGTGAACGCCGACTGCCCTTCCATCGTGCATCACGGCGGGGCGGTGTTCCTGTTTTACGACGGTCATTCGCGGTGGCTGAAGGCGACCAAACCGCCCGTGCTGTGGAACTGCCCGCAAAGCGTATCCGATGAGGTGTTCTGCTGGAAAATCCCCATCACCGACGCCGAGTCCAGCCGATACAGCTGGTTTTGCCAGCGAGAATAG
- the folK gene encoding 2-amino-4-hydroxy-6-hydroxymethyldihydropteridine diphosphokinase, producing the protein MGANAWLSLGSNRGDRLQHLREAVRRLHTPQVQVVRCASVYETEPVGYDTPQPLYLNTVVQVDTTLEPLELLEHVLAVEQAGGRVRTHYGSPRTIDIDIVLYESVQMHTERLTLPHPRMHERAFVLIPLLEIAPDLTMPDGTPICELLKQPAVQAQKVWKLQDADLSL; encoded by the coding sequence ATGGGTGCTAATGCGTGGCTCAGTCTCGGCTCTAATCGGGGCGACCGGCTGCAACACCTGCGCGAGGCGGTTCGCCGCCTGCATACCCCGCAGGTGCAGGTGGTGCGTTGCGCCAGTGTGTATGAGACCGAGCCGGTGGGCTACGACACGCCGCAACCGCTATACTTGAATACGGTCGTGCAGGTGGACACCACGCTGGAGCCGCTCGAGCTGCTGGAGCATGTGCTGGCGGTGGAGCAAGCGGGCGGGCGCGTGCGCACCCACTACGGCAGTCCCCGCACCATCGATATCGATATTGTTCTGTACGAGAGCGTGCAGATGCATACCGAACGGTTGACCCTGCCCCACCCGCGAATGCATGAGCGCGCCTTCGTGCTGATACCTCTGCTGGAGATTGCGCCAGATTTGACGATGCCCGACGGCACACCCATCTGTGAATTGCTGAAACAGCCTGCGGTGCAGGCGCAGAAGGTGTGGAAGCTGCAAGATGCCGACCTATCGCTTTGA
- a CDS encoding S8 family serine peptidase, giving the protein MRLKSFRLLPAGWAMAMLLLTVQAPLSHSQQAKQSPPPSGGFPFMPGSPLDMLLAIPGLDPPLQYQTSVAHTRPEKANANRPVGPAYVREGLGLGNEGVVQAGRFPLPFGTKGERVALAFLSGEYVPPEGEKLQPALAQLAQSTALSAQGMDAKRAVYAFILLNDRLDEGMQAWLQERGVELFGFYPHNAYQARIPVDALNAVSAHPQVRWVGQPYPLQKLDPELLLFMGGQTSERIGLYVNLFAPDEGARGAVSALVAETGTYDPSLAVMYVEADAASINRLLDINAVLFVEPVRPAYAMHTESQASISADLLWYYQHDGRPEGGRPIKAGVMDTGLSFHWDLNNIWGGTAGYNRTTETNWWDDVHGHGTHVTGTFMGEGGIQARYRGTAQGLQDTNVDGYDLLISKVFRRAADGRGVAEGNSVYEGLLDMQGREARYSRQVFNYSGGSSGTNLAGTDAQSRKVDEIFQQNIVPVIAAGNDGPGANTISAPGVAKGAFTVGAIYDDDPNYVDRVTDYSSRGATGDGRVKPDVVAPGSWIDSLSNTNNSGYRYGWSGTSMATPHVAGLVAGMIGHYNFPAWATKAVILANTIDLGVSSAAQGRGKVDAMLSHYNVDGWWHVWWWNNGGTGDLRTVDFNLPQTATLLRVVLVYPDAPAPSGGSVALKNDLDIYLDRAPFSSGATGEWSSLSSRDNVEVITITNAGAGDYRIKVYTYAQREGSSQSWSVAVRAVYGAVNPNITQVFQTPVAVKPNVDFDVIGWARADSFVASGVFGDISLLSSGISRNSMTYVRYAPNGAEESFNLGNLSGMNQGNIPAGYWRRLVWNLRGTSEGSKSVRYRVRSINGADGSVTNTIIVDGTSPTNWQDFWPDWANTSAPSCWIKVRDELSGLNTSALYYWYWTAGTGTQGPFACSTVASNGSTALEWIYAASVPFNQEGGSGENQVYFRAYDRAGNYSDSGWQVVKIDTTIPQDWQNFSVTDVGSTGLTPTCIVQVRDILSGLSISSGGWYRYSTDGGSTWSGWQLGTITGSDGTNAFQTISAPNVPFNQQSASVNRIQFAARDVAGNWSYSPSYTVATRYTTSLTVDNASGTIGHSVVLRATLRRVSDNAVLASKTVQFNVDGSNAGSANTNSSGVASRAWTVTAGVLGNVPMSASFGGDADYHGSSGSATFRRYADTTVSVADASGTRGSSVTLSATLRRAHDGALIVGRTLQFKVDGSAVGNATTNSSGVASIGYTIPAGAALGAHTIEVVFAGDDPLNPSSSTGTLTVAASTRKVSGTVDLQDFSGDPSTVSVTIEIRNPGDTSPLETHVVTLNGSSQYSFNTTRNGTFDVAAKASHWLRHTRPRVAITGDVTVDFSVVNGDVDGDNEVTLFDFGELVAAFGSLPGDSNWNPSADLDGDDEVTLFDFGILVRNFGAIGDD; this is encoded by the coding sequence ATGAGGCTCAAATCTTTCAGGCTTCTGCCTGCGGGATGGGCGATGGCGATGCTGCTCCTCACCGTTCAGGCACCGCTTTCGCACTCACAGCAGGCGAAGCAGTCCCCTCCCCCTTCGGGAGGCTTTCCCTTCATGCCGGGTAGCCCGCTGGATATGCTGCTGGCTATCCCCGGTCTGGATCCCCCCTTGCAGTATCAAACCTCTGTGGCGCACACCCGCCCCGAAAAAGCCAACGCCAACCGACCTGTCGGTCCTGCGTATGTGCGGGAAGGACTGGGGCTGGGCAACGAGGGTGTGGTGCAAGCCGGTCGCTTCCCTCTGCCTTTCGGCACCAAAGGCGAGAGGGTCGCGCTGGCGTTTTTGAGCGGAGAGTACGTGCCCCCCGAGGGCGAGAAGCTGCAGCCCGCGCTGGCGCAGCTGGCGCAGTCTACAGCGCTCTCGGCGCAGGGCATGGATGCGAAACGCGCGGTGTACGCCTTCATTCTGCTCAACGACAGGCTGGATGAGGGCATGCAGGCGTGGCTGCAGGAGCGCGGGGTGGAGCTGTTCGGCTTCTACCCGCACAACGCCTACCAGGCGCGCATTCCGGTAGACGCGCTGAACGCCGTGTCGGCGCATCCGCAGGTGCGCTGGGTCGGTCAGCCCTACCCCCTCCAGAAGCTGGACCCCGAACTGCTTCTATTTATGGGCGGGCAGACCAGCGAGCGCATCGGGCTGTATGTCAACCTCTTCGCGCCCGATGAGGGCGCACGCGGGGCGGTGTCCGCGCTGGTGGCGGAGACAGGCACCTACGACCCCTCGTTGGCGGTGATGTATGTGGAGGCGGACGCTGCTTCCATCAACCGCCTGCTGGACATAAACGCGGTGCTGTTTGTGGAGCCGGTGCGTCCCGCATACGCCATGCACACCGAGTCACAGGCGTCCATCAGCGCGGACCTGCTGTGGTATTACCAGCACGACGGACGTCCCGAGGGCGGACGCCCCATCAAGGCGGGGGTAATGGACACGGGGCTCAGCTTCCACTGGGACCTCAACAACATCTGGGGAGGCACCGCCGGCTATAACCGCACCACTGAGACCAACTGGTGGGACGACGTGCACGGTCACGGCACGCACGTGACGGGCACTTTTATGGGCGAAGGCGGCATTCAGGCACGCTATCGCGGTACGGCGCAGGGGCTGCAGGATACCAACGTGGATGGCTATGACCTCCTCATCAGCAAGGTGTTCCGTCGCGCAGCGGACGGGCGCGGTGTCGCGGAAGGCAACTCGGTGTACGAGGGTTTGCTGGATATGCAGGGACGTGAAGCACGCTACAGCCGCCAGGTGTTCAACTACAGCGGTGGTTCCAGCGGCACGAACCTCGCCGGTACGGATGCGCAGTCCCGCAAGGTGGATGAGATTTTCCAGCAAAACATCGTGCCGGTGATTGCCGCGGGAAACGACGGTCCTGGTGCGAACACCATCAGCGCCCCCGGCGTGGCGAAGGGCGCGTTCACCGTCGGCGCGATTTACGACGACGACCCGAACTATGTAGACCGCGTGACGGACTACTCGTCGAGAGGCGCAACGGGTGACGGTCGTGTAAAGCCCGACGTGGTGGCGCCCGGCTCGTGGATCGATTCTCTGAGCAACACGAACAATTCTGGTTACAGGTACGGCTGGAGCGGCACCTCGATGGCTACTCCGCATGTCGCCGGGTTGGTGGCGGGCATGATCGGGCATTACAACTTCCCCGCGTGGGCGACCAAAGCGGTCATCCTCGCCAACACGATTGACCTCGGCGTCAGCTCCGCCGCTCAGGGACGGGGCAAGGTCGACGCCATGCTCTCGCATTACAACGTGGACGGCTGGTGGCACGTGTGGTGGTGGAACAACGGCGGTACTGGCGACCTTCGCACGGTGGACTTCAACCTGCCGCAGACCGCCACCTTGCTGCGCGTGGTGCTGGTCTATCCCGACGCTCCCGCCCCATCGGGTGGTAGTGTCGCCCTCAAGAACGACCTCGACATCTATCTGGATAGAGCCCCCTTCTCCAGCGGCGCCACCGGGGAGTGGTCTTCCCTCTCCTCGCGGGATAACGTAGAGGTCATCACCATCACCAATGCGGGTGCGGGTGACTACCGTATCAAGGTGTACACCTACGCGCAACGCGAAGGTTCTTCGCAGTCGTGGTCGGTGGCGGTGCGCGCGGTGTATGGAGCGGTCAACCCGAATATCACGCAGGTCTTTCAAACCCCTGTGGCGGTGAAGCCGAATGTAGATTTCGACGTCATCGGCTGGGCGCGCGCCGACTCCTTCGTGGCGTCGGGTGTGTTCGGGGACATCTCCCTGCTCAGCTCGGGCATCAGCCGCAACAGCATGACCTACGTGCGGTACGCCCCCAACGGCGCAGAGGAGAGTTTCAATCTCGGCAATCTCTCCGGTATGAATCAGGGCAACATCCCTGCCGGCTACTGGCGACGCCTCGTGTGGAACCTTCGCGGTACCAGCGAAGGCAGCAAGAGCGTCCGCTACCGCGTGCGCTCCATCAACGGCGCCGACGGGAGTGTCACCAACACCATCATCGTGGACGGTACGAGCCCGACCAACTGGCAGGACTTCTGGCCCGACTGGGCGAACACCTCCGCGCCTTCCTGCTGGATCAAGGTGCGGGACGAGCTTTCCGGACTGAACACCAGTGCGCTGTACTACTGGTACTGGACGGCTGGCACGGGGACACAGGGACCGTTCGCATGTAGTACCGTCGCTTCGAACGGCAGCACCGCGCTGGAGTGGATCTACGCCGCGAGCGTGCCCTTCAATCAGGAGGGCGGTAGCGGCGAGAACCAGGTCTACTTCCGCGCCTACGACCGTGCAGGCAACTACAGCGACAGCGGCTGGCAGGTCGTTAAGATCGACACCACTATCCCGCAGGACTGGCAGAACTTCTCCGTGACCGACGTGGGCAGCACCGGGCTCACGCCGACCTGCATCGTGCAGGTGCGGGATATCCTGTCGGGGTTAAGTATCTCCAGTGGGGGCTGGTATCGCTATTCTACGGATGGAGGATCGACGTGGAGCGGGTGGCAGTTGGGCACGATCACGGGTTCGGATGGCACCAACGCCTTCCAGACCATTAGCGCGCCGAACGTGCCCTTCAACCAGCAGAGCGCGTCTGTCAACCGTATCCAGTTCGCGGCTCGCGACGTGGCGGGCAACTGGTCATACAGTCCCAGTTACACCGTGGCGACCAGATACACCACTTCGCTGACAGTAGACAATGCGTCCGGCACCATCGGTCACTCGGTGGTACTGCGAGCCACGCTCCGGCGCGTTTCGGATAATGCGGTGCTGGCAAGCAAAACCGTACAGTTCAACGTGGATGGCAGCAACGCCGGCAGCGCGAACACCAACAGCTCAGGGGTCGCCTCCCGCGCGTGGACGGTGACGGCAGGCGTGCTGGGCAACGTGCCGATGAGCGCGTCATTCGGTGGCGACGCCGATTACCACGGCAGCTCCGGCAGTGCCACCTTCCGCCGATATGCCGATACCACCGTCTCGGTAGCCGATGCGTCGGGCACGCGAGGCTCCTCCGTGACGCTGAGCGCAACCCTGCGCCGAGCACACGACGGCGCGTTGATTGTGGGACGCACCCTGCAGTTCAAGGTGGACGGCTCGGCGGTAGGCAACGCCACCACCAACTCCAGCGGCGTCGCCAGCATCGGCTATACCATCCCCGCAGGCGCAGCACTTGGCGCGCACACCATCGAGGTCGTCTTCGCCGGGGATGACCCGCTCAACCCCAGCAGTAGCACCGGCACGCTCACCGTGGCGGCAAGCACTCGCAAGGTCAGCGGTACGGTGGACCTGCAGGACTTCAGCGGAGACCCCAGTACTGTCTCGGTCACCATTGAAATCCGCAACCCGGGTGACACCAGCCCGTTGGAGACACACGTCGTCACCCTGAACGGCAGCAGCCAGTACTCTTTCAATACCACGCGCAACGGCACGTTCGACGTGGCGGCGAAGGCGTCGCACTGGCTGCGACACACCCGCCCGAGGGTCGCCATCACCGGCGATGTCACCGTGGACTTCAGCGTGGTCAACGGCGACGTGGATGGCGATAACGAGGTGACGCTATTCGACTTCGGTGAGCTGGTGGCAGCCTTCGGCAGCCTGCCGGGCGACAGCAACTGGAACCCCAGCGCCGATTTGGACGGAGATGACGAGGTGACGCTATTCGACTTCGGCATCCTCGTGCGCAACTTCGGCGCGATTGGGGACGACTGA
- a CDS encoding type II secretion system F family protein — translation MPVYRYTAKNQQGGTVTGLVEAEDTRRAAGIVREMGLLLLDVRPERTVNRQQAEQVVMQKVVYPVYSGVSVRDLAVFYRQMATAVRAGIPIHRALLSVAENTGKPRLRRVVQAVVNDLMAGKSLAQAMSKHPHVFDELQLALIQAGEEGGLLENMLERLADYLERDYKLRLKIRAGTFYPKVLLLAGIFIPKIPVLVVGGGLIPYLRETVGWAGPILLAVLAVVAVVRILLQVAPLREAYDSLKLMVPGIGGLVRQMAMARFSRAMAALYAAGVSLPRAIAVAALAADNYYLTKRLRGAIREVEHGQSISEAFRRTGVMPRLVLDMLWTGESTGNVDSMMDKVAEYYEQETDVKSGQAVVVLSVGVYLLIALWIASMIIGFWQGYAGGGGALLGE, via the coding sequence ATGCCTGTCTATCGTTACACCGCAAAGAATCAGCAGGGCGGCACGGTAACTGGTCTCGTAGAGGCGGAGGACACCCGTCGCGCGGCGGGCATCGTGCGGGAGATGGGCTTACTGCTGTTAGACGTCCGCCCCGAGCGCACGGTGAACAGGCAACAGGCGGAACAGGTCGTGATGCAGAAGGTGGTCTACCCGGTGTACTCGGGCGTATCGGTGCGCGATTTGGCGGTGTTCTACCGCCAGATGGCGACGGCGGTGCGGGCAGGGATCCCCATCCATCGCGCGCTGCTTTCGGTGGCGGAGAACACGGGCAAGCCGCGCCTGCGCCGCGTGGTGCAGGCGGTGGTGAACGACCTGATGGCGGGCAAATCGCTGGCGCAGGCGATGAGCAAGCACCCGCACGTCTTTGACGAGCTGCAGCTCGCGCTGATTCAGGCGGGCGAAGAGGGCGGGCTGCTGGAGAACATGCTGGAACGCCTTGCGGACTATCTGGAGCGCGACTACAAGCTGCGCCTGAAAATCCGCGCGGGCACGTTCTACCCCAAAGTGCTGCTGCTGGCGGGCATCTTCATCCCCAAAATCCCTGTGCTGGTGGTCGGCGGGGGGCTAATACCATACCTGCGCGAGACGGTCGGCTGGGCGGGACCAATCCTGCTGGCGGTTCTTGCCGTCGTAGCGGTGGTGCGCATCCTGTTGCAGGTAGCGCCGTTGCGGGAGGCTTATGACTCCCTGAAGCTGATGGTGCCGGGCATCGGTGGGCTGGTGCGGCAGATGGCGATGGCGCGTTTCAGCCGCGCGATGGCTGCGCTCTACGCCGCAGGTGTCTCCCTGCCCCGAGCGATTGCCGTCGCCGCGCTTGCCGCCGACAACTATTACCTGACCAAACGCCTGCGCGGCGCGATCCGAGAGGTAGAGCATGGGCAGTCGATATCGGAAGCCTTCCGTCGCACGGGGGTGATGCCGCGGCTGGTGCTGGACATGCTGTGGACGGGCGAAAGCACCGGCAATGTCGATTCGATGATGGACAAAGTTGCCGAATATTATGAACAGGAGACCGACGTCAAAAGCGGGCAGGCGGTCGTCGTGCTGAGTGTGGGCGTGTATCTATTGATTGCGCTGTGGATTGCCAGTATGATTATCGGCTTCTGGCAGGGATACGCTGGCGGAGGAGGAGCGCTTTTAGGAGAGTAA
- a CDS encoding J domain-containing protein produces MPERDYYEVLGVPPNATDEQIRRRFRELARKYHPDVNRSPDAERLFKEITEAYRVLTSPSLRADYDLMRHRAQQARTGSGRTTSSTPPPRSRPASSQQHTQQRRTTTDFSFTYTSARSAELEVQQLLQNAMLAYARGSLHEAASLAKRVLRLNRHNAQAYEILGDVYRQERRIEEAIAMFTCALQCNPRLESAQSKLDALLRQRYFAGTPPSYTSPPAILWARYGTILGWAAVVMLVLAPWYLALEVDGTFQGIGFISRWSMALVLLMLTAGMMSGALISLSGAVEPIAQVVWWPHRQGVPQARLAVAGLLGVLGLFAFYAAAFLYLLIASTRNAFHRTLNRAVGVVVGLTLGFLLSYAPGREQVALFAPNLLWLGVLCGWAFGDSIRVQRERR; encoded by the coding sequence ATGCCGGAGCGAGACTACTACGAGGTGCTGGGGGTGCCTCCCAACGCCACTGACGAACAGATTCGTCGGCGGTTCCGCGAGCTCGCCCGCAAATACCATCCGGACGTGAACCGCTCTCCCGACGCCGAGCGGCTGTTCAAGGAGATTACCGAGGCATACCGCGTGCTGACCAGCCCGTCACTGCGAGCGGATTACGACCTGATGCGCCATCGGGCACAGCAGGCGCGAACGGGCAGCGGTAGAACCACCAGCAGCACGCCCCCGCCACGCTCGCGCCCTGCTTCTTCGCAACAACACACCCAGCAACGCCGAACGACCACTGATTTCTCGTTTACCTACACGTCTGCTCGCAGCGCGGAACTGGAAGTGCAGCAGCTGCTGCAGAACGCCATGCTGGCATATGCACGCGGTAGCCTGCACGAGGCGGCTTCTCTGGCGAAGCGGGTATTGCGCCTGAACCGCCACAACGCACAGGCATACGAGATCCTGGGCGACGTGTACAGGCAAGAGCGACGCATCGAGGAAGCCATCGCCATGTTCACCTGTGCCCTGCAGTGCAACCCCCGTCTGGAGAGCGCACAGTCCAAGCTGGATGCCCTGCTGCGCCAGCGTTACTTCGCCGGCACGCCGCCGTCTTACACCTCTCCCCCTGCCATTTTATGGGCGCGCTACGGTACCATACTCGGATGGGCAGCGGTGGTGATGCTGGTGCTGGCGCCGTGGTACCTCGCGCTGGAGGTGGATGGCACGTTTCAGGGCATCGGTTTTATCAGCCGATGGAGTATGGCGCTGGTACTGTTGATGCTCACGGCAGGCATGATGTCGGGCGCGTTGATCTCGCTGAGCGGAGCGGTGGAGCCGATCGCGCAGGTGGTCTGGTGGCCTCATCGCCAGGGAGTACCGCAGGCGCGTCTGGCGGTAGCCGGGCTACTGGGGGTGCTGGGGCTATTTGCTTTCTATGCGGCGGCGTTTCTGTACCTGCTGATAGCCTCTACCCGGAACGCTTTCCACCGTACACTCAACCGGGCGGTCGGGGTGGTTGTAGGGTTGACACTGGGCTTTCTGCTCAGCTATGCGCCCGGACGCGAACAGGTAGCCCTGTTTGCGCCCAACCTGCTGTGGCTTGGGGTGCTGTGTGGCTGGGCGTTTGGAGACTCCATCCGTGTGCAGCGGGAGAGACGGTAG
- a CDS encoding type II secretion system F family protein, translated as MPTYRFEAVDETTGRPVVGTLQASDEQSLQQLLRARGFVVQRIISKTDSAVQAAAPPQRTNRRAERATASLHARAVFFRQLASLLRAGNNPVSALSQIADQPSMPESLQAAARAMLANAHLGQSLSEAMEQFPRLFAPHVVGMFRAGELGGSLDIICDEIAAHYEQEHALWRKLWIPRLLLLNGIGMLLLVLPLFPAFYYGMGRGDASQFYQRYVTLLLTRSLPILLAVMLVTAGVWWFLDLPANRRWKDAVVMRLPVFGALNRQRALAAFLRTLHRMFAAGVPAISAWEAAAPSAGNVFVREKLIEALPIIRQGQSIDRALQATGLFDWETISLVAAGQQSGEIAAMLDRVAGYHEETLRERYQRASFALIRIGCLGMLILGGAAMLWMAHTYYQGMFRFVDEFFQTP; from the coding sequence ATGCCGACCTATCGCTTTGAAGCAGTGGACGAGACCACCGGACGACCCGTTGTGGGCACGCTGCAGGCAAGCGACGAGCAGAGTTTGCAGCAGCTGTTGCGGGCGCGCGGCTTCGTAGTGCAGCGCATCATCTCCAAGACGGACAGTGCCGTGCAGGCGGCTGCCCCACCCCAGCGCACCAACCGCCGCGCCGAACGCGCCACTGCCAGCCTGCACGCGCGCGCCGTCTTCTTCCGGCAGCTGGCATCCCTCCTGCGGGCGGGCAATAACCCTGTTTCCGCGCTCAGCCAGATTGCCGACCAGCCTTCCATGCCCGAATCGTTGCAGGCGGCGGCGCGTGCCATGCTCGCAAACGCCCATCTGGGACAGTCGCTCTCCGAGGCGATGGAACAGTTTCCCCGCCTGTTCGCGCCGCACGTGGTGGGCATGTTCCGCGCGGGCGAGCTGGGCGGCTCGCTGGACATCATCTGCGACGAAATCGCCGCGCACTACGAACAGGAACACGCCCTGTGGCGCAAGCTGTGGATACCGCGCCTGTTGCTGTTGAACGGCATCGGCATGTTGTTGCTGGTGCTGCCGCTGTTCCCTGCTTTCTATTACGGCATGGGGCGCGGGGATGCATCGCAGTTCTATCAGCGCTACGTTACCCTGCTTCTGACGCGCTCTCTGCCCATCCTTCTGGCGGTCATGTTGGTCACGGCGGGCGTGTGGTGGTTTCTGGATTTGCCCGCCAACCGCCGCTGGAAGGATGCGGTGGTGATGCGCCTGCCAGTGTTTGGGGCGTTGAACCGTCAACGTGCGCTCGCCGCTTTTTTGCGCACCCTGCACCGCATGTTCGCCGCGGGAGTGCCCGCCATCAGCGCGTGGGAGGCAGCCGCTCCGTCGGCAGGCAACGTCTTCGTGAGGGAGAAACTGATCGAGGCGTTGCCCATCATCCGACAGGGACAGAGCATCGACCGCGCGTTGCAGGCGACGGGACTGTTTGACTGGGAGACCATCAGCCTGGTCGCCGCCGGACAGCAGAGCGGGGAAATCGCCGCCATGCTCGACCGCGTGGCAGGCTATCACGAGGAGACCCTGCGCGAGCGCTATCAGCGGGCGTCCTTCGCGCTGATACGCATCGGCTGTCTGGGGATGCTGATTTTGGGCGGCGCAGCGATGCTGTGGATGGCGCACACCTATTACCAGGGCATGTTCCGCTTTGTGGACGAGTTTTTCCAGACGCCATAG
- a CDS encoding metalloregulator ArsR/SmtB family transcription factor, producing the protein MRAHILEVHGPDSVELFKALSSETRVRILELLGQGERNINEIGQALGISQPAVTKHTQLLEQVGLIKTEYKPGVQGMQKRCRLAYDRFIISFEPTHPLEDRVEEVEMPVGLYTLVNPTPTCGLANRERIIGFLDDPQSFFDPERATAQLLWMAEGFVEYVFPCSLGAGVEIRRLELLVEVCSEAPNYDNDYPSDITVWVNGVEIGTWTSPGDFGGKRGRLNPAWWNDYMTQYGMLKIWSVDAEGSYVDGTPVSETTLADLMLAPHHPIVVRIGVKPDAEHIGGFNLFGRGFGNYEQDLVLRLHYAVRARANRTEAVVAQEGGENG; encoded by the coding sequence ATGCGGGCGCATATTCTGGAAGTACATGGTCCGGACAGTGTCGAGCTGTTCAAAGCGCTGTCTTCCGAAACGAGGGTGCGTATCCTCGAACTGCTTGGGCAGGGCGAGCGCAACATCAACGAAATCGGGCAGGCGCTGGGCATCTCACAGCCTGCGGTGACCAAGCACACGCAGCTGCTGGAGCAGGTTGGGCTCATCAAGACCGAGTACAAACCCGGCGTGCAGGGGATGCAGAAGCGCTGCCGTCTGGCGTATGACCGGTTCATTATCTCCTTCGAGCCCACGCATCCTCTGGAAGACCGCGTGGAGGAGGTCGAGATGCCCGTCGGGCTGTACACACTGGTGAACCCCACACCTACCTGCGGACTGGCGAACCGCGAGCGCATCATCGGCTTCCTGGATGACCCGCAGTCCTTCTTTGACCCCGAGCGCGCCACCGCGCAGCTGCTGTGGATGGCAGAAGGCTTTGTGGAGTATGTGTTCCCCTGCTCGCTCGGCGCGGGGGTGGAGATACGCCGCCTCGAGTTGCTGGTGGAGGTCTGCTCGGAAGCGCCCAACTACGACAACGACTATCCCTCCGACATCACCGTGTGGGTGAACGGCGTGGAGATAGGCACGTGGACATCACCGGGCGACTTTGGCGGGAAGCGCGGGCGGTTGAACCCCGCATGGTGGAACGACTACATGACCCAGTACGGTATGTTGAAAATCTGGTCGGTGGACGCGGAGGGCAGCTATGTGGACGGCACACCGGTTTCCGAGACCACCCTTGCCGACCTGATGCTGGCGCCTCACCATCCCATCGTGGTACGTATCGGCGTGAAACCCGATGCGGAGCATATCGGAGGTTTCAACCTGTTTGGGCGGGGCTTCGGCAACTACGAACAGGACCTGGTGCTGCGCCTGCACTACGCTGTCCGGGCACGGGCCAATCGCACCGAAGCAGTGGTCGCGCAGGAAGGAGGTGAAAACGGATGA
- a CDS encoding zf-TFIIB domain-containing protein translates to MSAPLCPDCRIEMEAQTYYGVVVDVCPACAGIWLDEGELRALMQVDPLILLSIEDRALPDVQYDPDETVQRRCPRCAIPLHPYRYLYDSPVELDGCEQCHGIWVQNGELRKVFEELHARESAEDEERRQLAIAQYAIESQQQVERANWLASLFSLLRKRVPPFSGFG, encoded by the coding sequence ATGAGCGCACCGCTGTGCCCCGATTGTCGGATCGAGATGGAAGCCCAAACCTATTACGGCGTCGTCGTGGACGTGTGCCCTGCCTGCGCAGGCATCTGGCTGGACGAGGGGGAACTGCGCGCGTTGATGCAGGTAGACCCACTCATCCTGCTGAGCATTGAGGACCGTGCGCTCCCGGACGTCCAGTATGATCCAGATGAGACTGTGCAACGTCGTTGCCCGCGATGCGCGATACCGCTGCACCCATACCGCTACCTGTATGACTCGCCAGTGGAACTGGACGGATGTGAGCAGTGTCATGGTATCTGGGTGCAGAACGGCGAGCTGCGCAAGGTGTTCGAGGAGCTGCACGCCCGCGAGAGCGCGGAGGACGAGGAAAGGCGGCAACTCGCCATTGCGCAGTATGCGATCGAAAGCCAGCAGCAGGTCGAGCGGGCGAACTGGCTGGCTTCCCTGTTCAGCCTGCTGCGCAAGCGGGTGCCGCCGTTTTCGGGCTTTGGATAG